The proteins below come from a single Aegilops tauschii subsp. strangulata cultivar AL8/78 chromosome 6, Aet v6.0, whole genome shotgun sequence genomic window:
- the LOC109745213 gene encoding histone H2A.1, whose protein sequence is MAGRKGGDRKKAVTRSVKAGLQFPVGRIGRYLKKGRYAQRVGSGAPVYLAAVLEYLAAEVLELAGNAAKDNKKTRIIPRHLLLAVRNDQELGRLLAGVTIAHGGVIPNINSVLLPKKSPAAAEKEAKSPKKKTATKSPKKKVAAKE, encoded by the exons ATGGCCGGAAGGAAGGGTGGCGACAGGAAGAAGGCCGTGACCCGGTCCGTGAAGGCCGGGCTCCAGTTCCCCGTCGGCCGCATCGGGCGCTACCTCAAGAAGGGCCGTTACGCGCAGCGCGTCGGCTCCGGCGCCCCCGTCTACCTCGCCGCCGTCCTCGAGTACCTCGCCGCCGAG GTCCTGGAGCTCGCCGGCAACGCGGCCAAGGACAACAAGAAGACCCGCATCATCCCGCGCCACCTGCTGCTCGCCGTCCGCAATGACCAGGAGCTCGGCAGGCTGCTCGCCGGCGTCACCATCGCCCACGGCGGCGTCATCCCCAACATCAACTCCGtgctgctccccaagaagtcCCCCGCcgcggccgagaaggaggccaagtcgcccaagaagaagacggccaccaAGTCCCCCAAGAAGAAGGTCGCCGCCAAGGAGTAG
- the LOC109745214 gene encoding uncharacterized protein, with translation MLRLRECVVSRLLSSPSNSATSPLRRLLSATASAPISPNPSGFAVEEYLVATCGLTRAQAIKASPKLAHLKSPANPDAVLAFLSGLGLSGAAAAATVAKDPRLLCAKVDKTLASKVAGLTGIGLSRPEIARLVSLGPECFRSRHIVSKLQYYHPLFGSFHNFLRAYERSSYLLSRGLDKMIKPNVAYLHECGLAACDIVKLVMYRRGILTTNLGRLRAMVACAEGIGVPRGSGMFRQALYAVAFQSEEKIAVKVDYLKTTLRWSAAEVGIAVSKAPMLLRRSKDTLRSKSEFLVSEVGLEPTLIAHRPIVLTYSLEGRLRPRHYVLKFVKANGLLDRDQSYICAVGLMENVFVKKFVRPHIEAAPHLAEDYAAACRGEVPTRFIFD, from the coding sequence ATGCTCCGGCTCCGGGAGTGCGTCGTTTCCCGTCTCCTCTCTTCGCCCTCCAACTCTGCCACCTCCCcactccgccgcctcctctcGGCCACCGCGTCGGCCCCCATTTCCCCGAATCCCAGTGGCTTCGCCGTGGAGGAGTACCTCGTCGCCACCTGCGGCCTCACCCGGGCCCAAGCCATCAAAGCCTCCCCGAAGCTCGCCCACCTCAAGTCGCCCGCCAATCCCGACGCCGTGCTCGCCTTCCTCTCCGGCCTCGGcctctccggcgccgccgccgccgccaccgtcgccaAAGACCCGCGGCTACTCTGCGCCAAAGTGGACAAAACCCTGGCCTCTAAGGTCGCCGGGCTTACCGGCATAGGCCTCTCGCGCCCTGAGATCGCCCGCCTCGTCTCCCTCGGCCCCGAGTGCTTCCGCTCCAGACACATCGTCTCCAAGCTGCAGTACTACCATCCCCTCTTCGGCTCCTTCCACAACTTCCTCCGGGCGTACGAGCGCTCCTCCTATCTTCTCTCGCGGGGCCTTGATAAGATGATCAAGCCCAACGTCGCGTACCTGCACGAGTGCGGGCTAGCTGCTTGTGATATTGTCAAGCTGGTCATGTACAGGCGGGGGATCCTGACCACCAACCTGGGGCGCCTCCGGGCGATGGTTGCATGCGCCGAAGGTATAGGCGTGCCCCGTGGCTCTGGGATGTTCAGACAAGCGCTGTATGCTGTCGCATTCCAAAGCGAGGAGAAGATTGCCGTCAAAGTGGACTACTTGAAGACCACGCTCAGGTGGTCTGCTGCTGAGGTGGGCATCGCTGTGTCTAAGGCTCCGATGCTGCTGAGGAGGTCAAAGGACACGCTGCGGAGCAAGTCCGAGTTCCTGGTATCTGAGGTGGGGTTGGAACCAACGCTCATTGCTCATCGCCCGATAGTGCTCACTTACAGCCTGGAGGGCCGGCTCAGGCCCCGGCACTACGTTCTAAAGTTTGTCAAGGCAAATGGGTTGCTAGATCGTGATCAGAGCTACATCTGCGCGGTCGGTTTGATGGAGAATGTTTTCGTGAAGAAGTTCGTGCGCCCTCACATCGAAGCTGCGCCGCACCTTGCTGAAGACTACGCGGCTGCCTGCCGAGGAGAAGTACCCACTAGGTTCATATTTGATTGA